The Argopecten irradians isolate NY chromosome 16, Ai_NY, whole genome shotgun sequence genome window below encodes:
- the LOC138310431 gene encoding uncharacterized protein isoform X2: MESIQRLVRSQTFSNWLDVAIGISITTTGISDYIKGTIRSLHDEIKYTEPCVRLPNCSSDCSKTEQNLSKWCPTCMEWKKQIMKHNRYNNRARNIKWKRISSKEWPHDVNEMVKVFAPDWETMIPYNEDLSVALHVIHNCKKFNIPIPVYNRVRDIRNTNAHGERRASITEKNQALNGLLKFLKRPEIASTKSGKKAISKLNKLKSTSALKLATTDVSIKRRLVQVSNSQPDIKDILIATLGGMDAKEKSLTDKIAKYKSILHTILIIVHVLLLLHVYDIHNQVNSKDLSNTNIYKDKDCLPLVLSKPCPWQADFPFDGYLNDLPVLYGRQWLVDKIQTSLIGTSSRGILLTAEMGYGKSMLVAKLLCSSKLALRKFILSYHICKFDVISTQRPEYFIKTLAGMLISHIPVAGNAILTNELGMKFLETGKCSEDPIGCLDAAIIHPLRGLEFDEERYVIIDAIDECGDSAAIAISLLDVLSKRISKMPWWLKFFVTARDINKVTEKFSQMNIFHESTNNVRNQDDISTFLAHHLYTHTTTLSRLFGSHIDLEKATKQILVISGSNFLHVDLAVRFWIDYSNSKVTDIPHSLSELYNANLERVFGDNLQKYDLARKVFEVLCTSNRKPTLDELKDIVHVTMHPYDLIGFLGNQMSHFVDGSSAYIRVRHKGICDHLSNETSVFSKYRISTQNGHKMFAMYLIDKHNLSRTDTLDMLIHVAESNDLDIKHLFKDSQHFVEMKLSASQYLHQMSKTKNSYLGTKLLIKILGKELINAFTSANVTASFLAAAFGHSETLRALLDEGEDYFFRVSDPPNKGGFEDAVNHCKYKTLWGYGLLDIAAQNGHLDVVNLLLSKNKSLLYMKNGLNLTPVHLASEHGHTDILDTFLAIDNTLADQHALYLASKNGHVGCVLALLQHGAEDTCIPCEDAMPWITDNTKRMQWDPCSYTSEDCTGVLLSRYDDLGEVTFVLYDDEYLIKCSTALEVAIQRGNTEVVVHLLSQAINGLACREHGGRSPILTAIKYNQSEILDVIVRKHGILNEKCTRAYNSTARLSVEILHINEKKKLMDDMCPLGAGVEHFLAMYGRIELFLYLKYHGISFDWTQRDEVGNTPFHYAACNNTWRMIQYMIIVEKVDIYVSARNGSLPIHSAVICNAIMSYVALRQFYAESNKELIDNEGRGLFHYLALATKFAKDVDQISLMFIIKNNTFMIKTSVKDANYSTYLHYAAAEGHYNILMYRSDISLLLETNNMNKNVIDVAFDNLPHNGEYRTCVGCSLVDLWTRQLKFEYDKVLSKEEMVIYRIFQVIHVYPETQRRVDFHKYHTLAVMKGNAFILLSIILFQPRPQDFLIDKHLLRTFFSTERPPIGMLYLLSQYTVSYCDQSFEDSLLHKTIRNENNKYWIYWVYGDEFVIVLRQKPAAFWDSCYDSDGANLLQHAVMGGNSLAVRFLIDYGMTFIWPPPHSVDLISLGVSHAKIYPINKIRSRAWMKYVTHTYFYDQIISDRDIFENNFYSSTQNFDKATLYVLSNVLKLGNMTLSDVCKTHSKQLSLVHRFAIKGHVLVLEALHEAFGKNVLQCKNVYKFTPLYFAKLFDHSDVIRFFESKSISVVYPHKRAEFAFLQIMATDDLSEPAYVDFMIRLTHPYIYQLKSLHRPVVRRTLQKLCFDSIRLFESFDVTDIVKNRFFHYLNILTGCNKSLIIGNSSRWHDHIKHLFSLCRTVKHILYGIHRFFYQFEYYLSLSAFHDDRNKLIIKTYPIKLSFQNIKTPLRISKKVCKRNRGKSLSVYS; encoded by the exons ATGGAGTCAATACAGCGACTAGTAAGGAGTCAAACATTTTCAAACTGGTTAGATGTCGCCATCGGTATATCAATCACAACAACAGGGATTTCGGATTATATTAAAGGAACTATCCGATCTTTACATGACGAAATAAAGTATACTGAGCCATGCGTGCGATTACCAAACTGTAGCAGCGACTGTAGTAAGACAGAACAAAACTTGTCTAAGTGGTGCCCTACTTGTATGGAATGGAAGAAACAGATAATGAAACACAATAGATATAACAACAGAGCAAGAAATATCAAATGGAAAAGAATCAGTTCTAAAGAATGGCCACATGATGTCAATGAAATGGTGAAGGTTTTTGCTCCAGATTGGGAAACTATGATACCATACAACGAGGACCTGTCTGTCGCATTGCACGTGATTCACAACTGCAAGAAGTTCAATATCCCTATCCCAGTTTACAATCGTGTCAGAGATATAAGGAACACAAATGCACACGGAGAACGCCGGGCGAGCATAACGGAAAAGAACCAAGCCCTGAACGGTCTGCTTAAGTTTCTTAAAAGGCCGGAAATCGCTTCAACTAAATCTGGTAAAAAAGCAATTTCAAAGCTAAATAAACTGAAATCAACATCTGCTCTGAAACTTGCCACAACTGATGTGTCAATCAAGCGTCGCCTGGTACAAGTGAGTAATTCACAACCTGATATAAAGGACATATTAATAGCCACATTGGGTGGCATGGATGCGAAAGAGAAGAGCTTGACTGACAAAATTGCCAAGTACAAGAGCATTCTACATACAATTCTTATAATAGTACATGTACTTctgttgttacatgtatatgacattcATAATCAAGTCAACTCCAAAGATCTatcaaacacaaatatatacaaagacAAAG actGTCTTCCTTTGGTTCTAAGCAAGCCCTGTCCATGGCAAGCAGACTTTCCTTTTGATGGGTACCTAAATGATCTCCCTGTACTATATGGCCGCCAATGGCTTGTCGACAAGATACAGACATCCTTAATTGGCACATCTTCCAGAGGCATCCTGTTGACGGCCGAAATGGGTTACGGTAAATCTATGTTAGTAGCGAAACTTCTCTGTAGTTCTAAATTGGCATTGCGGAAGTTCATTTTGTCATACCATATTTGTAAATTTGACGTCATAAGTACTCAAAGGCCAGAATATTTCATCAAAACCCTAGCTGGTATGTTAATTAGTCACATACCAGTGGCAGGAAATGCTATTTTGACTAATGAACTCGGGATGAAATTTCTAGAAACCGGTAAATGTTCTGAGGATCCTATTGGTTGCCTGGACGCCGCCATTATTCATCCTCTGCGGGGATTAGAATTTGATGAAGAAAGGTACGTTATCATCGATGCTATTGATGAATGTGGAGATTCAGCCGCCATTGCTATTTCTCTTCTTGACGTGTTGTCAAAACGAATAAGTAAAATGCCGTGGTGGCTTAAGTTCTTTGTAACAGCAAGAGACATCAATAAGGTGACTGAAAAGTTTTCAcaaatgaatatatttcatgAATCCACAAATAATGTTCGGAATCAAGACGACATTTCTACCTTCCTCGCTCATCATTTGTACACTCACACAACAACATTATCACGTTTGTTCGGTTCACACATTGATCTCGAGAAAGCAACAAAACAGATTTTGGTTATTAGTGGATCAAATTTTTTACATGTAGACCTGGCTGTCAGATTTTGGATAGATTACTCTAATAGCAAGGTCACTGACATTCCACATTCACTTAGTGAATTATACAATGCAAATTTAGAGCGTGTATTCGGTGACAACCTGCAAAAATATGATCTTGCAAGGAAAGTATTTGAGGTGCTATGCACATCAAATCGAAAACCAACACTTGATGAGTTAAAAGATATTGTTCATGTTACAATGCATCCATATGACCTTATAGGTTTTCTAGGTAATCAGATGTCACATTTCGTTGATGGCAGTTCAGCGTATATAAGAGTTCGCCACAAAGGAATATGTGATCACCTTAGTAACGAGACTTCCGTGTTTTCTAAGTATCGTATTTCTACTCAAAATGGTCACAAAATGTTTGCAATGTACCTGATCGACAAGCACAATCTCAGTAGAACTGACACACTAGATATGTTAATTCACGTTGCCGAGTCAAACGATTtggatataaaacatttatttaaagataGCCAGCACTTTGTGGAAATGAAATTGTCCGCCAGCCAATATCTCCATCAAATGAGCAAAACAAAGAATTCGTATCTAGGTACAAAGCTTCTTATCAAAATCCTTGGAAAAGAACTCATAAATGCTTTTACGTCGGCAAATGTTACAGCTTCATTTCTTGCTGCAGCCTTTGGGCATTCGGAAACGCTTCGAGCCCTGCTAGATGAAGGTGAGGACTATTTCTTTAGAGTATCAGATCCACCTAACAAGGGCGGATTTGAGGATGCGGTCAACCACTGCAAGTATAAAACATTATGGGGTTATGGCTTACTAGATATTGCTGCTCAAAATGGACATTTAGACGTAGTTAACCTGCTATTGTCCAAAAATAAGTCACTACTCTACATGAAAAACGGCTTAAACCTCACCCCCGTTCACTTAGCTTCAGAGCATGGCCACACAGATATTTTAGACACGTTTTTAGCGATAGATAATACCTTAGCTGATCAACACGCCTTATACCTGGCATCAAAGAATGGTCATGTTGGGTGTGTGTTGGCGTTGTTGCAGCATGGTGCTGAAGACACTTGTATTCCATGTGAAGACGCAATGCCCTGGATCACCGATAACACAAAGCGAATGCAATGGGACCCTTGTTCTTACACCAGCGAAGACTGTACTGGTGTACTACTGTCTCGGTATGACGATTTAGGAGaggttacatttgttttgtatgaTGATGAGTATCTGATCAAATGTTCAACGGCATTAGAGGTTGCCATACAAAGGGGCAATACAGAAGTGGTTGTGCATTTACTTTCCCAAGCCATCAACGGTTTGGCTTGTCGAGAGCATGGGGGAAGATCCCCAATCCTAACTGCAATTAAATATAATCAATCTGAAATATTAGATGTTATTGTGAGAAAACACGGAATTCTCAATGAGAAATGTACACGTGCATACAATTCAACAGCAAGACTTTCTGTTGAAATCCTACACATaaacgagaaaaaaaaattgatggatGACATGTGCCCATTGGGAGCAGGTGTTGAACATTTCCTAGCTATGTATGGTAGAATAGAACTATTTTTGTATCTCAAATATCATGGTATATCCTTTGACTGGACGCAGAGAGACGAAGTTGGCAATACACCATTTCACTATGCAGCTTGTAATAATACATGGAGAATGATACAGTATATGATTATAGTTGAGAaagtagatatatatgtatctgcTAGAAATGGGTCGCTCCCGATACATTCTGCTGTGATTTGTAATGCTATAATGTCATATGTTGCTCTAAGACAATTCTACGCTGAATCGAACAAAGAACTGATAGATAATGAAGGGCGTGGATTGTTTCATTATTTAGCGCTAGCAACAAAATTTGCAAAGGATGTAGATCAAATTTCATTaatgttcattataaaaaacAATACTTTTATGATAAAAACGTCTGTAAAAGATGCCAACTACAGTACATATCTACATTATGCAGCTGCAGAAGGGCATTACAATATCCTAATGTATCGTTCAGATATATCCCTTTTATTAGAAACAAATAAcatgaataaaaatgtaatagaTGTAGCATTTGATAATTTGCCACACAACGGAGAATATAGAACATGTGTCGGCTGTTCACTGGTCGATCTATGGACAAGGCAACTTAAGTTTGAATACGATAAAGTGTTATCCAAGGAGGAGATGGTTATATATAGGATATTCCAGGTGATTCATGTTTATCCAGAGACACAAAGGAGAGTAGACTTCCACAAGTACCATACACTTGCCGTTATGAAAGGCAATGCATTCATACTTCTTTCTATAATTTTGTTTCAACCGAGACCGCAGGATTTTCTTATAGACAAACACCTATTGAGAACATTCTTTTCCACGGAACGACCGCCGATTGGAATGCTTTATCTTTTATCACAATATACAGTTAGTTATTGTGATCAATCCTTTGAAGACAGTCTTCTGCATAAAACAATAAGGAATGAAAACAACAAGTACTGGATATATTGGGTTTATGGGGACGAATTTGTTATTGTTCTGAGACAAAAACCTGCTGCGTTTTGGGATTCATGCTATGACAGTGACGGTGCAAATCTTCTCCAGCACGCTGTTATGGGTGGGAACTCTCTTGCTGTAAGGTTTCTGATAGACTACGGTATGACATTTATTTGGCCTCCACCTCACTCTGTTGACTTAATTTCGCTTGGTGTATCTCATGCTAAAATATATCCTATCAATAAGATACGATCACGAGCCTGGATGAAATATGTTACGCATACATACTTTTATGACCAAATTATATCTGATCgagacatttttgaaaataatttttatagttCGACTCAGAATTTTGACAAAGCCACTTTATACGTATTATCAAATGTATTGAAACTAGGCAACATGACATTATCCGACGTATGTAAAACACACTCAAAGCAACTGAGTTTGGTACATAGATTTGCCATAAAAGGTCACGTACTCGTCTTGGAGGCTTTGCACGAAGCTTTTGGTAAGAATGTTCTTCAGTGTAAGAATGTTTATAAATTTACACCGTTGTATTTTGCTAAACTATTCGATCATTCAGACGTGATAAGGTTTTTTGAAAGTAAATCTATAAGTGTTGTGTATCCCCATAAAAGGGCTGAATTTGCATTTTTGCAAATTATGGCAACTGATGACTTGTCTGAACCGGCTTACGTTGACTTCATGATAAGACTAACCCATCCATACATTTATCAGTTAAAATCATTGCATCGACCTGTAGTAAGACGAACTCTACAAAAACTGTGTTTTGATTCTATTAGATTATTTGAGAGCTTTGACGTTACTGATATtgttaaaaatagattttttcattatttaaatattttgacagGTTGCAATAAAAGTTTAATAATTGGTAATTCATCCAGATGGCATGACCATATCAAACATCTTTTTTCTTTATGTCGCACGGTAAAACATATCCTGTATGGTATCCATAGGTTTTTTTATCAGtttgaatattatttatcattgtcTGCATTTCATGATGATAGAAATAAACTTATCATTAAAACATATCCAATAAAACTatcttttcaaaatataaaaacaccTTTACGCATttcgaagaaagtttgtaaACGAAATAGAGGGAAATCATTATCCGTCTACAGCTGA